The window tggtgtttaacgtcgttttcaaccacgaaggttatatcgcgacgaggtaCTGAGATACCGGTTGAGAAGCCATCAAACCCAGCTGCCCAACGTGCGTCATTCAGCACGTACAAGAACACCAACACAGTCAAGGCTGTTGTTGGTGCCACTCCTGGCGGACTGATATCCTACATCTCTGCAACTTATGGGGGGTCAACGTCAGACCGGCAGATCATGGAGAGAAGCAGCCTTCCAGGTCTGTGCGATGGAGGTGATTCTGTCATGGCGGATAAAGGCTTCAATGTGCAGGACATGATTGCTCCCTATGATGTCCAGGTAAACATTCCAGCCTTCTTCAGCAAGAACAGGTTGACTGAAAAACAGGTCCTAGATGACAGGAAAGTTTCCAGCAAAAGGGTACATATTGAAAGGCTTATTGGTCACTCGGAACTGCAGAAGAAGCTGTACAGAACTTTTTGCACTGGCCTTCAGGTTTCCCTTCCATTGCTGGCTCTGGAATTGCGGAACAAATTTGGTTTTCTGGTAACAGCAGCACCAGCGTTAGATGACCTTCTCCTGACGGTACGCAGAACCACAGAAACAATTCCATCACCAGCACAGAAGACAAGTGTGCATAACCATGCCCACCATGTTGAGGGCAGCACCATCGATTACGAAAAACTGGCGGAGATGGTGGCTGAAAAGCTGCATTTCTCaaagggtgtttgtttgtttgtttgtttatttgttgcttaacgtccagccgactacgcagagccatatcaggacgaggaagggggggatgaagggggccacttgtcaagcgattcctgtttacaaatgcactaacccattacttgtgtcccagcaggctttagtaaaactaaattaatacctactggaagattaccagtttccagtatgttaaaataggcttaacctatctactgctggacttacatcagaacactaacagattaaactatacatgaatcgcaagacaagcggcaagagaagagattttttgaaaaaatacaggtgaatgagcaagaaggcagaaaaaagaaaagaattcatgaagaaaaagagagcatgacaggaaagaggaaccaaaaatctacctaacagcaaactagaaagctcctgcggttccaaaaacaggaggggcctttaatttcataaccgcagtgccccactgcgggatctcAAAGGGTGGGAGGAGGCCACGGGGACCCTGTTTCAGGTGTGGTGTTCTGGATGATCATTTTGCGCGCTACTGCAATAACCCATCAAACCCCGGAAAAGTGGCCGCGGAGAAAGCGAAACTGAAATCGCTAAACGACAACCAGTCAACGTCAGCGGGCCGCCGTTGACTGAGTCTAGTGAAGGAAGTGCCCAGAGACTGAAGCAGGCAGCTGACATAGTTGATGGTGGCAATCTGGAGCTTCGTGCAGTTCGACTGCAGAGCCCCTCTGCAGTCGAACTGGGGCCAGGTGAAACTCTAGAGCTGCGGGGACTGGTAAAAGGGGGCGACAAAGAAGTGAAACATTCTTCCCAGAACCCCAGACTCACTGCCAACTGGTCTAGTAGTGCTAACTGCCCAGTGTGTTAACCTGACAGTGAAAGTTATTGTTAAAAACACTTCTCGGAGATCTGTACAGCTTCACAGCTCCGATGTATTAGCAGAGCTTAACAATGATGATAAGCGTGAACCAAC of the Littorina saxatilis isolate snail1 unplaced genomic scaffold, US_GU_Lsax_2.0 scaffold_2972, whole genome shotgun sequence genome contains:
- the LOC138956882 gene encoding uncharacterized protein; this encodes MLLLQVMECMQQELEDFQGVSLELETDTADSQTLEVPSPDVDPTADRQSTTAQTDRAETRVAEVQTEYRSTPPPFLSIEALQLDPPLLHYYTGLETHQKFTAVFNTLGPAVNHLRYLRSATVTNISPTNQFLLMLAKLRQGLNYLPLSRMCNVSVFTVENVFLTWINFCSRQWGEIDTWVSPELVRFFAPSDFKSKFPSTRVILDGTEIPVEKPSNPAAQRASFSTYKNTNTVKAVVGATPGGLISYISATYGGSTSDRQIMERSSLPGLCDGGDSVMADKGFNVQDMIAPYDVQVNIPAFFSKNRLTEKQVLDDRKVSSKRVHIERLIGHSELQKKLYRTFCTGLQVSLPLLALELRNKFGFLVTAAPALDDLLLTVRRTTETIPSPAQKTSVHNHAHHVEGSTIDYEKLAEMVAEKLHFSKGVCLFVCLFVA